One genomic region from Thermoleptolyngbya sichuanensis A183 encodes:
- a CDS encoding lysophospholipid acyltransferase family protein, with protein sequence MVLHRPTDDPLTASVTNRESKVNSKVSPWLSAIAYPLGNRLLLPAYFGKIEIHGQHHLPAEGPVILAPLHRARWDALLVPHATGPSVTGRLPRFMVTADEVKGLQGWFIRRLGGFPVNPRQPGVASLRFGLELLQQGEMLVIFPEGGIFRDRLVHSLKPGLARLALQAEQSQPGLGLQVVPIHLHYDEPLPRWGCQVSINIGAPIRVEPYLQEPPKQGAKRLTADLRHALERLSPSPETRSLIATHKSEMAA encoded by the coding sequence ATGGTTTTACATCGCCCAACCGACGACCCTTTGACTGCCTCTGTCACAAATCGAGAAAGCAAAGTGAATTCAAAGGTGTCGCCCTGGCTGTCGGCGATCGCCTATCCTTTGGGGAATCGCCTGCTGCTGCCGGCCTACTTCGGCAAAATCGAGATTCATGGGCAACACCACTTGCCTGCTGAAGGGCCGGTCATCCTTGCGCCGCTCCATCGGGCGCGGTGGGATGCGCTGCTCGTTCCCCATGCCACTGGGCCAAGTGTCACAGGTCGCCTTCCGCGATTCATGGTGACGGCCGACGAAGTGAAAGGGCTTCAGGGCTGGTTCATTCGCCGCTTGGGCGGCTTTCCGGTCAATCCCCGCCAGCCAGGGGTTGCCAGCCTGCGGTTTGGGCTAGAACTGTTGCAGCAGGGCGAAATGCTGGTGATTTTCCCAGAAGGCGGCATTTTCCGCGATCGGCTGGTGCATTCGCTCAAGCCTGGGCTGGCTCGCCTCGCCCTCCAGGCAGAACAAAGCCAGCCCGGACTGGGCCTACAGGTCGTACCGATTCATTTGCATTACGACGAGCCGCTTCCCCGGTGGGGCTGTCAGGTTTCGATTAACATTGGTGCCCCCATCCGAGTTGAGCCTTATCTCCAGGAGCCGCCCAAGCAGGGGGCAAAACGGCTGACTGCCGATCTCCGCCATGCGCTAGAGCGCCTCAGCCCCAGCCCAGAAACTCGGAGCCTGATAGCCACCCACAAGTCTGAAATGGCGGCTTAG
- the murG gene encoding undecaprenyldiphospho-muramoylpentapeptide beta-N-acetylglucosaminyltransferase, with the protein MKLLIAASGTGGHLFPAIATAEQLSRHQTPCHIEWLGVPNRLETQLVPGKYPLHTIQVEGFQGKPGLGTLKTLARLLGSVVQVRSLLQKGNFQGVFTTGGYIAAPAILAARSLGLLTVLHESNALPGKVTRLLSPWCSVVAVGFEETIQRLPRAKAVHVGTPVRDAFRLAPSALPPLQLPIPDDVPLIVVVGGSQGAVAVNRLVRECAPAWFEAGFWIVHLTGDSDPDAKSLSHPQYLALPFYDNMAALFHRATLAISRSGAGTLTELAIAHLPAILIPYPFAAEDHQTVNAAAFVRAGAAKVFQQKDLTTEMLTTEVLDLMRSPQRTEMAEAAGRLAIADSAEQLAKLIQKTVGI; encoded by the coding sequence ATGAAGCTCCTGATCGCGGCCAGCGGCACGGGCGGACACCTGTTTCCGGCGATCGCCACCGCTGAGCAACTCTCCCGTCATCAGACTCCCTGCCATATCGAATGGCTGGGCGTGCCCAACCGTCTGGAGACGCAGCTAGTGCCAGGAAAATATCCCCTGCACACGATTCAGGTGGAGGGCTTTCAGGGGAAGCCGGGCCTGGGCACGCTAAAGACCCTGGCGCGGCTGTTGGGGTCGGTGGTGCAGGTGCGATCGCTCTTGCAAAAGGGCAACTTTCAGGGCGTGTTTACCACAGGCGGCTACATTGCGGCTCCGGCCATCCTGGCAGCGCGATCGCTTGGGTTGCTCACAGTTCTGCACGAATCCAACGCCCTACCTGGCAAAGTGACGCGGCTGCTGAGTCCCTGGTGCAGCGTCGTGGCAGTGGGCTTTGAGGAGACGATCCAGCGGCTGCCCCGCGCCAAGGCGGTTCACGTTGGAACGCCCGTGCGCGACGCTTTTCGACTCGCGCCCTCGGCCCTGCCGCCGCTGCAACTGCCGATTCCCGATGACGTGCCGCTGATTGTGGTTGTCGGTGGCAGCCAAGGCGCAGTGGCGGTGAACCGCTTGGTGCGCGAGTGTGCGCCCGCCTGGTTTGAGGCAGGCTTCTGGATCGTCCATCTGACAGGCGACTCGGACCCCGATGCCAAAAGCCTCAGCCACCCGCAATATCTGGCGCTGCCCTTTTATGACAACATGGCGGCGCTGTTCCATCGGGCAACCTTGGCTATCAGTCGCTCCGGCGCAGGCACCCTGACAGAACTGGCGATCGCCCATCTGCCCGCCATTCTGATTCCCTATCCCTTCGCAGCCGAAGACCACCAGACTGTCAACGCCGCTGCTTTCGTCCGGGCGGGTGCGGCCAAAGTGTTTCAGCAAAAGGATCTCACGACCGAAATGCTCACGACCGAGGTGCTGGATCTGATGCGATCGCCCCAACGGACAGAAATGGCTGAAGCCGCTGGACGACTGGCGATCGCCGACAGCGCCGAACAGCTTGCCAAGCTCATTCAAAAGACCGTTGGCATATAG